The DNA window TGGCCGCAGGCATGCGTGGTCATCAGGGTGTCGTCCACCGAGACGCAGCTCGCCTCCAGGGGCTGCCCCTCCTGCTCCAAGGGCTCCAGCTCCGCTCCCTCCATGGGACCGCAGGCCGACAAGGACAGCGCGAGCACGACACCGCACAGGGTCTGCTTCAGCAGCTTCATGGGATTTCCTTTCAGGCGCCGGATGCACCTCCGGCGGGATGAGTCATGAGGTTGTGGTAATTGAGTTGCAATAATGAGACGGAGAACTTCCAGGCGCGATTCGATTCAACCGCGCGGAGTCTCCAGGGCTAGGTCGGGTGTTCGATGACCACCGCGAAGCGGCGCTCGGGGGCATCTCGCCACCAACGCGGGCGGGGGCCGCCACGGCGCATGCGGCCCGCCGGGCGTGGAGGTTCCATCGCATGCGGGAGTGCCCCATGCGGATTCAAGGAGAGGTCGGTGGAAGACATGCGGCGAGGCGCCGTACCGCGTGGCCTCAGCGAGGGATGAGCGAGGAGGCTCAGCCCGCGTGAGGGTGGTGGGCCGCCTCCTCGATGAGCAGTGAGAAGGACGCGTTGCGAGACAAGAGCGCCTGGAACTCCAGGTGGTACTCCGTGTCCGCCTGGAGGTCCGCGACGATGGCTGTCTTCAACGCCCCGCACACATTCGCGGGCACCTGGTAGCGGCACTCGCGCGCCACCTCGACGCCGGTCGCCGCGTCGTAGATGCGCAGCCCCCGGTCCCTCGACAGCATGAACGCGAACTCACCGGACGCATCGGGGAGGAACGAGACGCGGCCCGCCCAACCCCAGGACTGGGTGCTCGAGGGGAGGGTGAGCTTGTACGTGGTGTGGGGCGTGCTGACATCCACCAGCACGGGGGCGCCCAGGGCGGCGGCGGTGACGGGCTGGAAGGGGCCGTTCTCCGCGTGCACGCAGGCGTGCTCGACGACCTCGGACAGCTCGGGCGACGCGGGGCACGCGGGCAGCAGCGCGGCCTCGGAGGTGGTGACCTCGGACTCGAGGGACTCCCACTCCTCTTCGGTGGGCGCACCACAACCCACGAGCAGCAGCACCACGCCGCTGGCGAACAGGGACTTCGGTAACAGTGGACACGACGACATGAGGGATTTCTCCGGGTGTGAGTCCGCGGAAGTGCGGTGACGGCAGGGGGGGTGGACTTCAACTGCGCCCGCAATATGCAATTGATATCTAAAAGTAATCAAGTTGCATTTAGAGGGCGTGCGATGCCCCGGGTGGACCCGTCGACACATTCACGGGGCTGTGCGGGGTTCGTTCAGCTCGAACGGGAGCAGGGCCACCGCGAGGTCATCGCGTGTCCCAGCTCGACCGATGATGCCGCTGAAGCGGGTGAAGCAAGGGGCGGTGACGAGCGCCAGCCCCAGTGAAGCGAGACCTCAGGCCGCGTTGGCGGTGACGCCCACGTCCGCGACGGCGGTGAGCCGGGGGGGACGGGAGGCGTCGGCGTCGGACTCCTCGGCGGCCATCTCCTCCGCGCGGTTCCAGCAGCCCAGGGCCTCCACCCAGCCCTCCAGGAGGTCAATCAGCGCGCTGCGCTGCTCGCCGCCCAGGGGCAGCAGGAGGCGCGCCATGCGCTCCTGCACCACCGAGTCCGCGTTCTCCGCCAGGGCCCGCCCCTGCTCCGTGAGCCGCACGCGCACCCGACGGCGATCATGCCGCACGGAGCGCTCGCGCTGGACGAGCTTGGCGTCCTCCAGGCGGTCCAGCAGCCGGCTCAGCCGGGGCAGGGCGATGCCGCCCAGGCGGTCGGCGAGGACATTGACGGGCAGCAGGCTCTCCGCCTTCAGCCACCAGATGGCCTGTACTTCCATGGGGTCCAGCTCGTGGTGCGGCAGGGAGCCTATGGGGCTGGCGAGGGCGCCACACCGCGCGACGTCGATGATGAGATTCCGCAACCGCGCCACCTGCACCCGTACTTCCACCGAAAGCTCGGACATCTTCGTGCCTCCGTCTCCCGGGCGATGCGTCCCCGCCAGCATGTGGGACAGGCTGAACGGTCGCCCGCCATGGCTGGGGACTCACACCCCCGCTTGGAAACGGGAACGCCCTGGCGAAGAGGCCATATCGGAAGCGTTAAGACTTTTTTCCGCGCCAGACGTCAGCCGGTCTGCTGGTGGCGCTGGGCCCGGGCCTTGGCGTGGGCCTTGTCGAAGCCCTCGTAGAAGCGGACCGCCTGCTCCCCCACCCGTTGGATGTGCTGGTTGTTGAAGTAGGCGGTGATGGGCGCGGCCACCAGGGGCATGGCCCTCCCCAGGGTGTGAAGGCCGCCCTTCTCCAGCAGCATCGCCGCCAGCTTCCCCAGCACCTTCGGGCTGGAGCGCTGCATGGGGCCCAGGCCGTTGGCATAGCCAAACAGGTCCAGCATCTCCGCCCGGGCGCGCTCGCTCTTGAGGTTCACCTTGTAGAGCGTGGCCACATCCGTCAGCAGGATGATTTGCAGATAGGCCATGAACAGCAGGTCCGCGGGCAGGGCCACCAGCCCGAAGACGCCGCTGACGCCGCCCACCATGCTGGCCAGGTTCTTCTTCTCATCCACCAGCCGCTGCGCCAGCTCCCGGACCTCCGCCCGGGGGTAGCGCTTCTCCAGCTCCGCCACCCGGACCCGGGCGCGCTTTGTCTCCTGGAGGACGATGTCCGACAGCCTCGCCGAGCCCAGCTTCTTGAGCTCCGCCGGGGTCAGCTTCTTCATGAAGGCCAGGCGTTCCGCCACGCTGTCGTAGAAGGCCATCAGGTCCCTCCTGTCGTCTAATAACCCCGCTCGGCGAGGTAGAGGTCCACGAGCGCGCCTTCTTCATACCAGGCGTGGCGCATCTCCACATTGAACCAGCGCGAGTCGGGCTTGGCCCCTCGCACCTCGAGCTTCACCTGGTTGGGGGAGGTGTCGATGACGGCCGCGCGGGCCTTGCACGCGAAGCCCGGCTCCTCGCCGTAACCGCCTTCGAGGCAGACCTCGTCGCCCACGGAGAGGCGGCGGGTGTACTCGGTGGCGAGATAGAGCGCGTCGTCGCAGTGGGCGCGCACCGAGGACTTCCCATGGCCCGCGCAGCGGGTCTGCGACGGGGCCCGGATGACGGGAATGGCTCCGTAGAGCGGGTCCTCATCGTTGGGGTTGGGCCGGAACCCGCCCACCCCCGCACAGCCAGAGAGCCCCAGCGCGAGCACGCTGGCTCCCACCCACATCCGCCTCATCGTGGTGTTGCCTCCGGGGCCATGGGCCCCCTGTAAAGGAGGGCCGAGCATGGCAAAAGGCACGCGGAGGGAAAAGCCGCCGGAAAAGGCGAGCAAACGTCTCACGCGCTTCGTCGCGCGGGTCCCGGAACTTCTTCTGTGCGCCCGGGGACGATGCGGTTCTTTCCGTCGACGAACACCACCGTGGGCTTCCAGTCGCGGACCTTCGACTCCTCGACCTCGGTGAAGGTGGCGAGGATGACCACGTCCCCCGGCTGGTTGAGGTGCGCGGCGGCGCCGTTGATGCAGATGACGCCGCTGCCGGGCTCACCCTCCAGGGCGTACGTCTCCAGCCGGGTTCCGCGGGTGACGTTCCAGACGGCCACCTTCTCATACGGAACGATGTCCGCGGCGTGGAGCAGGTTGCGGTCGATGGTGACCGAACCTTCGTAATCCAGGTCGGCCTGCGTCACCGTCGCGCGGTGGATCTTGGACTTGAAGAGGATGCGGCTCATGGCGTGGGTCCCAAAAGGCGCCCAACCGTAACGGCTAGGGCGCCCTGGAACAACCGGGAGGTTGACTTCCGCTCGCCCGGTCCCCGGACAGCCGTCATTTCACGATGTTGACGAGCTGGTTGAGGTTGAGCGGCACGGACTGGGCGTCCGAGGTGAGGCGTCCGTCCAGGCTCAACTTGGCGTTGCCGCCGGAGCGCAGGGCCATGGCGGCGGAGGCGGCGCGCGCGAAGTGGATGGTGAGCGGCAGGGACACCTGCTTGGTTCCACTGCCGTCGAGCATGCCCAGGTTGCCGGTGGACAGGGTGCCCACATCCGCCCCGGCGACCTTGAGCGCGCCGGTGATGCCGGCGACGGGCAGCGGGAAGCTGTTGCGGTTGGTGATGGAGAGGGGGAACTCCACCGTGGCGCTGGTGAGGTTGATGCTGGTGATGCGCGGCTGCTGGAAGCTGACCTGGGGAATCTTGGGGACGTCGAAGGTGCCTTCCTTCTGGAGGGGGAAGGACAACACGCCGATGGGCGTCTGGACGCCCACGCTGCCCTGGGCCTTGTAGGCGGCCTGGTCCTTGTTGAGGAAGGTCTCCACGACGGGGGCGATGTCCGCGAACTTCACGTTGGCGGGGAAGACGAGCTCGCTGCGGCCGTTGGCCTTGAGGTCCAGGCCCTTGCGAGGCTTGCCGGCCACCACCTGCTTGCCCTCGACGAAGAAGGCGTAGTCCACCGACGCCAGCTCCAGGCCGAAGCCGTTGGGGTTGTTGACCTCATAGACGAGGTCGACGGTGGCGTCGGAGAGCGAGGCGCTGGACAGCCGCGCCGTCTTGAAGGTGAGGGTGGGCTTCTTGAAGGCGCTCTTCAGGGCGCTTTGCAGGGCGGCGCAGCCGCTGAGCGTGGTGAAACCGAGGGCAACCAGGACGAGGACGGCGCGTTTCATCGTGGGCATGGGCGTATCACCAGACGGCCCTTCCCGCGTGGGATTCACACCCGCGCGTTCCGGGGGATTCTCGGCCGCAAGGTGTACCGCGAAGCGCGGGCAGGCGCGCTGGCAATCGGCCTTGCCCCGTCACGTTCTATAGTCGGGGGACACACATGAAGAGTCAGCTATCCAGAGGAGGGGTCCACATCACCCGTGGCGTTCGACACGGCTGGATGTTTGGGCTCGTGGCGGTGGTGCTGGCGTCATGTTCGCAAGGAAGCTCCGGCGCCCAGAAGCGCACCTTGGAGTTGAAGCCCTGCCGTTTGGAGGGGTTGGCGACTCCGGCGCTGTGCGGCACACATGAGGTCTTCGAGGACCGCGCGGCCGGCACGGGGCGCAAGCTGGCGCTGCGGGTGGCGGTGGTGCCCGCGCTGGCGGCCCAGCCCCAGCCGGACCCCCTCGTGTTCCTGGTGGGAGGCCCCGGGCAGGCGGCCACCCAGGCGGGGATGATGCTGGGCGGGGTGGAGCGCATCCGCCGCCAGCGCGACATCGTGCTGGTGGACATGCGGGGGACTGGAGAGGCCAGCCCGCTCAAGTGCGAGTTCGCGGGGGAGGAGGCGGGGCTCTCCGCCCACTTCGACGACACGGCGACGATGGCGCGCCTGCGCGAGTGCCGGAAGCACTGGGACGCGGACGTGCGTCAGTACACCACGCCCATCGCGATGGCGGACCTGGACGACGTGCGCGCGGCGTTGGGGTACGAGAAGGTCAACCTCTGGGGCGTGTCCTACGGCACGCGCGCGGCGCTGGTGTACATGCGCCAGTTCCCGCAGCGCGTGCGCACCGCCATCCTCGACGGCGTGGCGCCCATGGGGCTGGCCCTTCCGCTGTACATGCCGCGCGATGCGCAGCGCGCGGTGGACATGCTCCTGTCCCACTGCGAGCAGGATGCGACGTGTGAGAAGAACTTCCCCGCGCTGCGTGCGCGCACGGAGGCGCTGCTGGCGAAGCTCGCGGAGGCGCCCGCGCGCGTGAAGGTGGCGCACCCTCGCACGGGCGTGTTGGAGGACATCGTCGTCTCCCGACAGGCCTTGCTGGGCGGCGTGTTCCAGCAGCTCTACATCGCGGAGTCCTCTTCGTTGGTGCCGTTGATGTTGGACCGGGTGACGCGGGGCGACTGGGCGCCCTTCGTCGCGTTGAGCCTGGGGATGGGGAACCTGGAGAAGTCGCTGAACCGGGGACTCCAGTTCGCCGTCGTCTGCGCGGAGGACGCGCCCTTCTTCGACCAGGCCGCGGTGGAGCGGGAGTCGAAGGGGACGTGGTTCGGCTCCACCATGGGGCTGGAGACACTGGCCCTGTGCGCGGAATGGCCTCGCGCGACGCTGCCCCCGGACTTCCGCGAGCCCGTGGTCTCCGACGTGCCCACGCTGCTGCTCTCCGGAGAGCTGGACCCGGTGACGCCGCCCTCGTGGGGCGAGGAGGCGATGCGCACGTTGAAGAACAGCCTGCACGTGGTGTCGCCGGGCGTGGGCCACAACACCCAGGGCGTCGCCTGCGTGCGCTCGCTGATGGCGGAGGTGGTGGCGCAAGGCAGCGTGGCGAACCTGAAGACCTCGTGTGGGGGCAAGGTGTCCCGGCCTCCGCTCTTCACGACTTTCGCCGGCTCCGTGCCCTGAGGAGGAGAGCGCGATGATTCGAGCAACGAACCTGCACAAGCGCTTCGGCAAGGTGACGGCCGTGGAGGATGTGTCCTTCACCGCCGAGGACGGAATGATTACGGGCCTGCTGGGCCCCAACGGCGCGGGCAAGACGACGACGCTGCGCATGCTCTACACGCTGGTGCGTCCGGATGGCGGCTCGGCGACGGTGGATGGCGTGGACGTGGTGACCCGCCCCGAGGACGTGCGGCGCGCGTTGGGGGTGCTGCCGGATGCACGCGGCTTGTACCCCCGGCTCACGGCCCGAGAGCACGCGCGCTACTACGGCGAGCTGCATGGGATGTCCGGCGCGGGGCTCGACAAGCGCGTGGACGAGCTGGTGGACCTGTTGGACATGAAGGACATCGCGGACCGGCGCGTGGAGGGCTTCAGCCAGGGTGAGCGCGTGAAGGTGGCGCTGGCGCGGGCGCTGGTGCACGGGCCTCGCAACGTGTTGCTGGATGAGCCCACCAACGGCCTGGATGTGATGAGCACCCGCGCGGTGCGCACGTTGTTGCGGCGGCTCCGGGACGAGGGGCGCTGCGTCGTCTTCTCCAGCCACGTCATGCAGGAGGTGGCGGCGCTGTGTGAGCGCATCGTCGTGGTGGCGCGGGGGCGGGTGGTGGCGGATGGGACGCCGGATGCGCTGCGCGCGAGCACCGGCAAGGACAGCCTGGAAGAAGCCTTCGTCGCGACCATCGGAAGTGAGCAGGGGTTGACGTCATGAGACGCCAGGTCGGAACGGTCTTTCGCAAGGAGATGCGGGACCATCTGCGGGACAGGCGGTCCCT is part of the Myxococcus landrumus genome and encodes:
- a CDS encoding EcsC family protein, translating into MAFYDSVAERLAFMKKLTPAELKKLGSARLSDIVLQETKRARVRVAELEKRYPRAEVRELAQRLVDEKKNLASMVGGVSGVFGLVALPADLLFMAYLQIILLTDVATLYKVNLKSERARAEMLDLFGYANGLGPMQRSSPKVLGKLAAMLLEKGGLHTLGRAMPLVAAPITAYFNNQHIQRVGEQAVRFYEGFDKAHAKARAQRHQQTG
- a CDS encoding LEA type 2 family protein; translated protein: MPTMKRAVLVLVALGFTTLSGCAALQSALKSAFKKPTLTFKTARLSSASLSDATVDLVYEVNNPNGFGLELASVDYAFFVEGKQVVAGKPRKGLDLKANGRSELVFPANVKFADIAPVVETFLNKDQAAYKAQGSVGVQTPIGVLSFPLQKEGTFDVPKIPQVSFQQPRITSINLTSATVEFPLSITNRNSFPLPVAGITGALKVAGADVGTLSTGNLGMLDGSGTKQVSLPLTIHFARAASAAMALRSGGNAKLSLDGRLTSDAQSVPLNLNQLVNIVK
- a CDS encoding alpha/beta hydrolase, encoding MFGLVAVVLASCSQGSSGAQKRTLELKPCRLEGLATPALCGTHEVFEDRAAGTGRKLALRVAVVPALAAQPQPDPLVFLVGGPGQAATQAGMMLGGVERIRRQRDIVLVDMRGTGEASPLKCEFAGEEAGLSAHFDDTATMARLRECRKHWDADVRQYTTPIAMADLDDVRAALGYEKVNLWGVSYGTRAALVYMRQFPQRVRTAILDGVAPMGLALPLYMPRDAQRAVDMLLSHCEQDATCEKNFPALRARTEALLAKLAEAPARVKVAHPRTGVLEDIVVSRQALLGGVFQQLYIAESSSLVPLMLDRVTRGDWAPFVALSLGMGNLEKSLNRGLQFAVVCAEDAPFFDQAAVERESKGTWFGSTMGLETLALCAEWPRATLPPDFREPVVSDVPTLLLSGELDPVTPPSWGEEAMRTLKNSLHVVSPGVGHNTQGVACVRSLMAEVVAQGSVANLKTSCGGKVSRPPLFTTFAGSVP
- a CDS encoding MarR family winged helix-turn-helix transcriptional regulator, which translates into the protein MSELSVEVRVQVARLRNLIIDVARCGALASPIGSLPHHELDPMEVQAIWWLKAESLLPVNVLADRLGGIALPRLSRLLDRLEDAKLVQRERSVRHDRRRVRVRLTEQGRALAENADSVVQERMARLLLPLGGEQRSALIDLLEGWVEALGCWNRAEEMAAEESDADASRPPRLTAVADVGVTANAA
- a CDS encoding ABC transporter ATP-binding protein; amino-acid sequence: MIRATNLHKRFGKVTAVEDVSFTAEDGMITGLLGPNGAGKTTTLRMLYTLVRPDGGSATVDGVDVVTRPEDVRRALGVLPDARGLYPRLTAREHARYYGELHGMSGAGLDKRVDELVDLLDMKDIADRRVEGFSQGERVKVALARALVHGPRNVLLDEPTNGLDVMSTRAVRTLLRRLRDEGRCVVFSSHVMQEVAALCERIVVVARGRVVADGTPDALRASTGKDSLEEAFVATIGSEQGLTS
- the panD gene encoding aspartate 1-decarboxylase, which translates into the protein MSRILFKSKIHRATVTQADLDYEGSVTIDRNLLHAADIVPYEKVAVWNVTRGTRLETYALEGEPGSGVICINGAAAHLNQPGDVVILATFTEVEESKVRDWKPTVVFVDGKNRIVPGRTEEVPGPARRSA